A single Argentina anserina chromosome 7, drPotAnse1.1, whole genome shotgun sequence DNA region contains:
- the LOC126801567 gene encoding MAG2-interacting protein 2 produces the protein MDDTIDRVFFETKRHVTRPCTPNYPPQQANDGGKGNFRSLLSLRGISQLREKWNESKQPKTIRRLTSLFISARGEYVAVVAGNQITILKKEDDYSKPCGTFTSGTPASFTTGTWSESHDVLGVSDDTGTLYFLKPNGSEIVRINKRQLKVSLPVISLIVQEDSNVQKSCLCSFILITSDGSLQHIEISQDPSSSIHSAQTSHNGLAVKGQSTHIVLCVDYHPELSFLTGVTLTSGSCYISLWRRSGVIDLEQLFTIQFDGLYSQPISSGDQLVYPKVLISPQAKFVATLDLTGRLHLFKMDKESCSLSIYTCRQRYDSQVTNKLSSGECDELIDIVDFTWWSDHILTFAKRSGLVTMFDLLSGLKVQENGIVYSKPVLERMKLFQGNLFLLETLSSDEKSNSDESNDSHMMERITMGSVDQIGISRLNWSLVSFSERSVVEMYNIILRNKKYHAALEFADRHGLDKDEVIKSQWLHSNRGANEISTFLSKVKDKHFVLSECADKVGPTEDSVRALLVHGLHITNRYEFSAPENDEGSQIWDFRIARLKLLQYSDRLETYLGINMGRFSVQEYSKFRVMPINEAAVTLAESGKIGALNLLFKRHPYSLAPYVLVIISSIPETISVQTYGQLLPGRSPPTNIAMREKDWVECEKMINFINKTPKYHEIRIQIQTEPIVKQCQGSVWPSIKELSLWYKKRAREIDTFSGQLENSIYLLEFAHQKGLHELQQFHEDVSYLHRLIYSDDNGGEVNSSLTLVVWEELSDYHKFKMMLKGVKDENMVARLHDMAIPFMRDRFRYTASVSEGRLTGDNHASDGNNDESFLVQWLKEAACENKLDICLLVIEEGCKDFQSNSLFKDEVEAIDCALQCIYLCTSTDKWSIMASILSKLPQMQGSEMLFESLDRRLKLAEGHIDVGRLLSFYQVPKALNFFLESHADGKSVKQILRLIISKFIRRQPGRSDTDWATMWRDMQCIREKAFPFLDLEYMLMEFCRGLLKAGKFSLARNYLKGTSSVALASEKAENLVIQAAREYFFSASSLSCPEIWKAKECLNIFPSSGNVKVESDTIDVLTNRLPSLGVTLLPMQFRQIKDPMEIIKMAITSQSGAYLHVDELIEIAKLLGLRSLDNISYVQEAIAREAAVAGDLQLALDLCLVLAKKGHGHIWDLSAAIARGPALENMDISSRKQLLGFALSNCDEESVSELLHAWKDLDLQGQCETVMMLSETKCPDFSVQGSSIITDSVHNIQDIIKLKGCLDMVEGASCDDQDVHISNIKNSLSVVTKNLPIDNGTDLESLLRENGKFLSFAAIQLPWLLELSRKTEHCKKRNSDVIPGKQYVSVRTQALVTILSWLARHGLAPTDNVVASLAKSIIEPPVTEEECIASCSFLLNLVDPFNGVEVIEEQLRTRKDYQEISSIMNVGMTYSLLYSSAIECETPMQRRELLLRKFKEKHTQPSADEFDKVNPTFWREWKLKLDDQKRIADQCRALEKILPGVDTSRFLSGDFDYIGSVVLPLIDSVKLEKKHILKDILKLADGYGLNHAEVFLRYLSSVLVSEVWTNDDITAEILEYKGEVVDQAVETIQVISSAVYPAVDGCNKLRLAYMFGLLSDCYLQLEETSKELPIIHPDQAHLSGFGLSRFYRLAEQECVRVAFIVGLNFKNIAGLGGLNFECLSSEVYMHVSDSSLEALSKMIQNFTSIYSDSLPEGLITWQDVYKHYIWSLLSALETRAGTASIIKSTETLQGFVCQLEQSYDYCRRYISLLAHIDSLIIMKQYFTIIVPLFSSYGGLPDNSVLQECLIILLDFWIRLIVDMKDIASHEDAGPNRKLNLDCLLQCLKVCMKLVMEDSVSPSQGWGTLVSFVSHGLIGDSASELYLFCRAMIFSGCGFGPVAEVFSEAVIRGPTGFTLVGDREVQELPHLYLNILEHILQEVVVSESREYQNLYQLLSSLSKLEGDLDDLDGVRNIIWERMAEFSDNPQLPGSTRVYALELMQYLTGKNLKGLSAGIQSNVIPWEGWDEVHFTNKKIETTCNQDLPDHNDKSNRFTSTLVALKSSQLVANISPTMEITPDDIVNLGTAVSCFLKMCDVAQNYSHIESLLAVLGEWEGFFLVREDKEASVEVSDAGNDWTEDSWDEGWESFQEVGSSERENESSVSINPLHVCWLAIFKKLAILSHCRDVPRLIDQSLQKSSGLLLDEEGAKSLSQTVLEIDCFMALKLVLLLPYKSLQMQCLAAVEDKLKQGGISDTMGGDLELLMLVLFSGVVSSIISSPSYGNTFSYICYMVGNLSQKCQAAQLQNQRQIGNSVLGENERSLLLFRKVLFPCFISELVKGDQQLLAGLIVTKYMHTNPLLSLVNIAEASLRRFLEVQLNGLHDKFTLDEIHAQDALQNTISGLRGRMENLIRDALSLLSTNVR, from the exons ATGGATGATACGATAGACAGAGTGTTTTTCGAGACGAAACGGCACGTTACTAGGCCGTGTACTCCCAATTACCCTCCTCAACAG GCAAATGATGGTGGTAAAGGGAACTTTCGATCACTGCTTTCCTTACGAG GTATTAGCCAACTCAGAGAAAAATGGAACGAATCCAAGCAACCAAAAACAATCAGAAGATTGACATCCTTGTTTATTTCTGCAAGAGGAGAGTATGTAGCTGTGGTTGCTGGAAATCAGATAACAATTTTGAAGAAGGAGGATGACTACTCAAAGCCGTGTGGAACTTTTACAA GTGGCACCCCTGCTTCATTTACAACAGGAACCTGGTCAGAGAGTCATGATGTTCTCGGGGTCTCTGATGACACGGGTACATTATATTTTCTCAAACCAAATGGTTCAGAGATAGTGAGAATCAACAAGAGGCAATTAAAAGTATCTCTACCAGTGATAAGCTTGATTGTGCAGGAGGACTCCAATGTACAGAAATCTTGTTT GTGTAGCTTCATTCTTATTACATCTGATGGCTCCCTCCAGCATATTGAGATTAGTCAGGATCCAAGTTCATCTATCCATTCTGCACAGACCTCACATAATGGACTAGCTGTAAAGGGGCAGTCcactcatattgttttgtgcGTTGACTACCATCCAGAGCTTTCTTTCCTTACTGGTGTCACATTAACATCAG GGTCTTGTTATATTTCTCTTTGGCGTAGGAGTGGGGTGATTGATCTGGAGCAGTTGTTTACCATACAGTTTGATGGTCTTTATTCCCAACCAATCAGTTCTGGAGATCAGCTAGTATATCCAAAGGTCttaatctcaccacaagccAAATTTGTGGCTACTTTAGATCTGACAGGAAGATTGCACCTATTTAAGATGGATAAAGAAAGCTGTTCACTTTCAATTTATACATGCAGACAGAGATATGATTCACAAGTGACCAATAAGTTGTCAAGTGGAGAATGTGACGAGTTAATTGATATTGTAGACTTTACATGGTGGTCGGACCACATCCTTACTTTTGCAAAGCGGAGCGGTCTTGTGACAATGTTTGACCTTCTTAGTGGGTTAAAAGTACAggaaaatggaattgtatattCTAAGCCTGTTTTAGAAAGAATGAAGTTGTTTCAAGGAAATCTGTTTCTTTTGGAAACTTTGTCTTCTGATGAGAAGTCTAATTCAGATGAAAGTAACGATTCACATATGATGGAGCGGATAACTATGGGCAGTGTTGACCAAATTGGCATTTCCAGGTTGAACTGGAGCCTTGTATCATTTTCTGAGAGATCTGTTGTTGAAATGTATAATATTATACTCAGAAATAAAAAGTATCATGCTGCCTTGGAATTTGCTGATCGGCATGGGCTGGACAAAGATGAAGTTATAAAATCACAATGGTTACACTCCAATCGTGGAGCAAATGAAATAAGTACATTCTTGTCAAAGGTTAAGGATAAACATTTTGTACTCTCTGAATGTGCTGATAAGGTTGGACCAACTGAAGATTCTGTGAGGGCTTTGCTTGTACATGGGCTGCATATAACTAACCGGTATGAGTTTTCTGCACCAGAAAATGATGAAGGTAGCCAAATTTGGGATTTTCGCATAGCTAGACTTAAGCTATTGCAATACAGTGACAGGTTGGAGACATACCTTGGGATAAATATGGGCAG GTTTTCTGTGCAAGAGTATAGCAAATTTCGAGTCATGCCTATAAATGAAGCTGCCGTAACACTTGCTGAAAGTGGGAAAATTGGAGCTTTAAATCTTCTGTTTAAACGTCATCCTTATTCCTTGGCTCCTTATGTATTGGTTATTATTAGTTCTATCCCCGAAACGATTTCCGTGCAAACATATGGACAACTTCTTCCTGGGAGGTCCCCTCCTACAAACATAGCTATGAGGGAAAAGGATTGGGTTGAATGTGAGAAAATGATAAATTTTATCAACAAGACACCCAAATATCATGAGATTAGAATCCAAATCCAGACTGAACCTATAGTCAAGCAGTGCCAAGGATCTGTTTGGCCATCCATTAAGGAACTTTCATTGTGGTACAAGAAGAGAGCAAGGGAAATCGATACTTTTAGTGGGCAGCTAGAAAATAGTATCTATTTGCTTGAGTTTGCTCATCAGAAAGGTCTTCATGAGTTGCAGCAGTTCCATGAGGATGTCTCTTATCTGCATCGTCTTATTTATTCTGATGACAATGGTGGTGAAGTAAATTCCAGTTTGACTCTTGTCGTGTGGGAAGAACTATCTGATTATCATAAATTCAAAATGATGCTTAAAGGAGTTAAAGACGAGAATATGGTTGCAAGATTACATGATATGGCAATTCCATTTATGCGAGATAGGTTCCGTTATACAGCATCTGTTTCTGAAGGTCGGTTGACAGGTGACAATCATGCGTCAGATGGTAATAATGACGAGTCATTTCTGGTTCAATGGCTGAAGGAAGCTGCCTGTGAGAACAAATTGGATATTTGCTTGCTGGTAATAGAGGAAGGGTGCAAGGATTTCCAAAGTAACAGCCTATTCAAGGATGAGGTTGAAGCTATAGATTGTGCATTGCAGTGCATCTATTTGTGCACATCTACGGATAAGTGGAGTATTATGGCATCTATATTGTCAAAACTTCCCCAAATGCAAG GTAGCGAAATGCTTTTTGAGAGTCTGGATAGAAGACTGAAGCTGGCAGAAGGCCATATCGATGTCGGTAGACTCCTGTCATTTTACCAG gtGCCAAAGGCGCTGAACTTTTTCTTAGAGTCTCATGCAGATGGAAAAAGTGTAAAGCAAATTCTCCGCCTTATTATTTCAAAGTTCATACGTCGGCAGCCTGGTCGATCAGATACTGATTGGGCAACCATGTGGCGGGATATGCAATGCATCAGGGAAAAAGCATTCCCTTTTCTGGACTTAGAGTATATGCTAATGGAATTTTGCAGGGGACTGCTTAAAGCTGGGAAGTTTTCTCTTGCCAGGAATTATTTAAAAGGTACAAGTTCAGTTGCTTTGGCATCAGAGAAGGCTGAGAACCTTGTCATTCAAGCTGCAAGGGAGTATTTCTTCTCAGCTTCAAGCCTTTCTTGTCCCGAA ATCTGGAAGGCTAAAGAATGTCTAAATATTTTTCCAAGCAGTGGAAATGTTAAAGTAGAGTCTGATACTATTGATGTACTTACAAATAGACTTCCCAGTCTAGGAGTGACTCTCTTACCTATGCAATTCAGGCAAATAAAAGATCCAATGGAGATTATCAAAATGGCCATCACAAGTCAAAGTGGTGCATATTTACATGTTGATGAACTAATTGAAATTGCCAAACTTCTTGGATTGAGGTCTCTAGACAACATATCTTATGTTCAGGAAGCTATTGCCAGAGAAGCTGCAGTTGCTGGTGATCTACAATTGGCTCTTGATCTCTGTCTTGTTTTGGCTAAGAAAGGACATGGTCACATTTGGGATTTATCTGCTGCTATAGCAAGGGGTCCTGCGCTTGAAAACATGGACATAAGTTCCCGAAAGCAGCTACTGGGTTTTGCTTTAAGTAATTGTGATGAGGAATCTGTTAGTGAGTTGCTCCATGCGTGGAAGGATCTAGATTTGCAAGGGCAGTGTGAAACAGTAATGATGTTGAGTGAGACAAAATGTCCAGATTTCTCAGTACAAGGCTCCTCAATCATTACAGATTCAGTCCACAATATACAAGATATAATCAAGCTAAAAGGTTGCTTGGACATGGTTGAGGGAGCTAGTTGTGATGACCAAGATGTTCATATTAGTAACATAAAGAATTCACTTTCTGTTGTTACTAAAAACTTGCCTATAGATAATGGTACCGATTTGGAATCACTATTGAGAGAAAATGGAAAGTTTCTGTCTTTTGCTGCTATACAACTTCCTTGGTTGCTTGAACTAAGTAGGAAAACGGAACACTGTAAGAAGCGAAATAGTGATGTGATTCCCGGAAAGCAGTATGTCAGTGTAAGAACACAGGCTTTGGTCACCATTCTCTCCTGGTTGGCAAGACATGGTTTAGCTCCTACAGACAATGTGGTTGCCTCTCTGGCAAAATCTATTATTGAACCACCTGTTACTGAAGAGGAATGTATAGCCAGCTGCTCCTTTCTCTTGAATCTGGTGGATCCGTTCAATGGGGTTGAAGTGATAGAGGAGCAGCTtagaacaaggaaggattACCAAGAAATATCTAGCATCATGAATGTGGGGATGACATATAGCTTATTATATAGTTCTGCGATCGAGTGTGAAACTCCTATGCAACGGAGGGAGCTACTATTGAGGAAATTTAAAGAGAAGCATACACAACCTAGTGCAG ATGAATTTGACAAGGTAAACCCTACCTTTTGGAGAGAATGGAAGCTGAAACTAGATGACCAAAAGCGCATTGCAGATCAGTGTAGAGCATTAGAGAAAATACTTCCTGGTGTTGACACATCACGCTTTTTGTCTGGAGACTTTGATTACATTGGGAGTGTTGTTCTTCCCCTGATTGATTCTGTAAAGTTGGAGAAGAAGCACATTTTAAAGGACATTCTGAAATTAGCTGATGGCTATGGCTTGAATCATGCAGAG GTCTTTTTACGGTATTTAAGTTCTGTCCTTGTCTCTGAGGTATGGACAAATGATGATATCACGGCCGAAATTTTAGAATATAAAGGAGAAGTAGTTGACCAAGCTGTTGAAACCATCCAAGTGATCTCCTCTGCTGTGTATCCTGCAGTCGATGGATGCAACAAGTTGCGCCTTGCTTACATGTTTGGTCTTCTTTCTGACTGCTACTTGCAACTGGAAGAAACCAGTAAAGAGTTACCAATAATACACCCTGATCAAGCGCATCTCTCTGGCTTTGGATTATCTCGTTTTTACAGGTTGGCCGAGCAAGAGTGCGTTAGAGTTGCCTTTATTGTGGGCCTGAACTTTAAAAATATTGCTGGATTAGGTGGTTTGAATTTTGAGTGCTTAAGCTCTGAAGTATACATGCATGTCAGTGATAGTAGTTTGGAAGCTTTATCAAAGATGATACAGAATTTTACCAGCATATATTCTGATTCACTGCCAGAGGGTCTTATAACATGGCAGGATGTCTACAAACATTATATATGGAGTCTGCTGTCAGCTTTAGAGACCAGAGCTGGAACAGCTTCAATCATCAAAAGCACTGAAACTCTTCAGGGATTTGTATGTCAACTCGAGCAGAGCTATGACTATTGTAGAAGGTATATCAGTCTCTTGGCACATATAGATTCTTTGATCATTATGAAACAGTATTTCACAATAATCGTACCTCTGTTTAGTTCTTATGGGGGTCTACCAGATAATTCAGTGTTGCAAGAATGTCTCATAATTCTTTTGGACTTTTGGATAAGATTGATTGTTGATATGAAGGATATTGCATCCCATGAGGATGCTGGACCAAACCGCAAGCTCAATCTAGATTGCTTATTGCAATGTCTAAAAGTTTGTATGAAATTGGTAATGGAGGACAGTGTCTCCCCTAGTCAGGGGTGGGGTACACTTGTCAGCTTTGTCAGTCATGGTTTAATTGGTGATTCTGCCTCTGAACTTTATTTATTCTGTAGAGCGATGATTTTTTCTGGTTGTGGATTTGGACCTGTGGCTGAAGTATTTTCTGAAGCAGTAATAAGGGGTCCAACTGGTTTCACATTGGTGGGAGACAGAGAAGTCCAGGAACTCCCCCATCTTTATTTGAATATCTTGGAACACATTTTACAGGAAGTGGTCGTCAGTGAATCCCGGGAATACCAGAATTTATACCAGCTTTTATCCTCTTTGAGTAAATTAGAAGGAGATTTGGATGATTTGGATGGGGTCAGGAACATAATTTGGGAGAGAATGGCTGAGTTCTCTGATAACCCGCAGCTTCCTGGTTCCACTCGAGTTTATGCTTTAGAGCTGATGCAATACCTGACAGGGAAAAATCTAAAGGGTCTCTCTGCTGGGATACAATCTAATGTTATACCATGGGAAGGATGGGATGAGGTACActttacaaataaaaaaatcgagACTACTTGCAATCAGGATTTGCCAGATCATAATGATAAATCTAACAGGTTTACAAGTACATTAGTTGCCCTCAAATCGTCTCAGCTTGTGGCAAACATCTCACCCACCATGGAAATTACCCCAGATGATATTGTGAATTTGGGGACAGCTGTTTCTTGCTTCCTAAAAATGTGTGATGTTGCTCAAAATTATTCACATATTGAATCTTTGCTTGCTGTATTGGGAGAATGGGAAGGATTTTTCTTGGTGAGGGAAGATAAGGAAGCCTCTGTAGAAGTATCAGATGCTGGAAATGACTGGACTGAAGATAGCTGGGACGAAGGATGGGAGAGTTTCCAAGAAGTAGGGTCTTCTGAGAGAGAAAACGAGAGTTCTGTTTCCATTAACCCATTACACGTTTGTTGGTTGGCGATCTTCAAGAAACTCGCAATTCTCTCCCATTGTAGAGATGTCCCAAGACTGATTGACCAGTCCTTACAAAAATCAAGTGGGCTATTGCTTGATGAAGAAGGTGCAAAGAGTTTGAGTCAGACCGTTCTTGAAATAGATTGTTTCATGGCTTTAAAGTTGGTGCTATTACTGCCCTATAAATCACTACAAATGCAGTGTTTGGCTGCTGTAGAGGACAAGTTGAAGCAAGGAGGCATCTCTGACACGATGGGTGGAGATCTTGAGTTATTAATGCTCGTATTATTCTCTGGTGTTGTGTCCTCTATCATCTCCAGTCCTTCCTATGGTAACACCTTCTCTTATATCTGCTATATGGTTGGGAACTTATCCCAAAAGTGTCAAGCAGCTCAGTTACAAAATCAGAGGCAGATAGGAAACAGTGTGCTGGGAGAAAACGAGAGATCCTTGTTGCTCTTTCGAAAAGTACTCTTCCCCTGTTTTATTTCGGAGCTTGTGAAGGGAGATCAGCAGCTTCTAGCAGGACTCATCGTCACAAAATATATGCACACAAACCCATTGCTCAGCCTTGTTAATATTGCCGAGGCCAGTCTCAGAAGATTTCTGGAGGTGCAGCTCAATGGTCTACATGACAAATTCACTCTGGATGAGATACACGCGCAGGATGCGTTGCAGAATACCATATCCGGTTTAAGAGGCAGGATGGAAAATCTGATCCGAGATGCATTGTCATTACTTTCAACTAACGTCAGATGA
- the LOC126802114 gene encoding uncharacterized protein LOC126802114, with protein sequence MEAFYYLVFGALAAVVAGAELSKSNKDRVNTSAPFNSFKNNYLFVYSLMMAGDWLQGPYVYYLYTTYGFGKGDIGHLFIAGFGSSMLFGTIVGSLADKQGRKRACITYCITYILSCITKHSPHYNVLMLGRILGGIATSLLFSAFESWLVAEHNKRGFEPQWLSVTFSKAIFLGNGVVAILAGLLGNTLVDSLALGPVAPFDAASCFLTIGMFVILFTWTENYGDASESKDLLTQFRGAAVAIASDEKIALLGAIQSLFEGSMYTFVFLWTPALSPNDEDIPHGFIFATFMLSSMLGSSLASRLMARQSPRVESYMQIVFAISATSLLLPILTSFLVAPSGTKGGSISFAGCIQLLGFCAFEACVGLFWPSIMKMRSQYIPEEARSTIMNFFRIPLNIFVCIVLYNVDAFPMTVMFAMCSMFLFLACFLQRRLMSIVDKPKTEDWVAMKDTEAEPLNL encoded by the exons ATGGAGGCCTTCTACTACCTGGTGTTCGGAGCACTGGCGGCGGTCGTCGCCGGCGCCGAGCTCAGCAAAAGCAACAAGGACCGAGTCAACACCTCCGCGCCTTTCAATTCCTTCAAGAACAATTACCTCTTCGTTTACTCTCTCATGATGG CTGGGGACTGGCTGCAGGGTCCTTATGTCTACTACCTGTATACTACGTATGGATTCGGTAAGGGTGATATTGGACACCTTTTCATTGCTGGCTTTGGCTCGTCCATGTTGTTTGGAACGATTGTTGGATCTCTAGCAGACAAACA GGGTCGGAAGAGGGCGTGCATCACTTATTGTATTACTTACATACTGAGCTGCATCACCAAACATTCTCCTCACTATAATGTCTTGATGTTGGGCCGTATTTTGGGGGGTATTGCCACATCACTTCTCTTTTCAGCCTTTGAGTCATGGCTTGTTGCTGAGCACAACAAG AGGGGTTTTGAACCACAATGGTTGTCGGTAACATTCTCGAAGGCAATATTTCTTGGTAATGGTGTTGTTGCTATCTTGGCTGGGTTGCTTGGAAATACGCTTGTTGATTCCTTGGCCCTTGGGCCTGTCGCACCATTCGACGCTGCTTCGTGCTTTCTTACAATTGGAATGTTCGTCATTTTATTCACATGGACGGAGAATTATGGAGATGCCTCAGAGAGCAAAGACTTGTTAACCCAATTCCGGGGTGCTGCTGTGGCTATTGCTTCTG ATGAGAAAATTGCATTACTGGGTGCGATACAGTCCCTGTTTGAAGGATCAATGTATACATTTGTGTTCCTTTGGACTCCTGCTTTGAGCCCAAATGATGAAGACATTCCACATGGTTTTATCTTCGCAACATTCATGTTGTCTTCAATGCTCGGAAGCTCCCTTGCGTCTCGGTTGATGGCTCGGCAATCACCTAGAGTAGAGAGTTACATGCAGATTGTCTTTGCCATTTCAGCCACCTCTCTCCTACTTCCCATTCTGACCAGC TTCTTGGTAGCACCTTCTGGGACGAAAGGAGGGAGCATCTCGTTTGCCGGTTGTATCCAGCTTCTTGGATTCTGTGCCTTTGAGGCTTGCGTTGGACTATTCTGGCCATCAATTATGAAGATGAGGTCCCAATACATACCAGAGGAGGCCCGGAGCACCATCATGAACTTCTTCCGTATTCCACTTAACATTTTCGTTTGCATTGTGCTGTACAAT GTTGATGCATTCCCCATGACTGTTATGTTTGCGATGTGCTCCATGTTCCTCTTCCTCGCATGTTTCTTGCAGAGACGCCTCATGTCAATTGTAGACAAGCCCA AGACAGAAGATTGGGTAGCAATGAAGGACACCGAGGCAGAGCCCTTAAACCTTTGA
- the LOC126802123 gene encoding rhodanese-like domain-containing protein 14, chloroplastic: MASLTSSISLHSSSPLGFASKHGHCSCSWLTVRSVRSTRKRLSSQTVPRGLRVRCAATKQAKSPAEEEWKIKRALLLQKKVRSVDAKEALRLQKENNFVILDVRPVKEFEEAHPPNAVNVQIYRLIKEWTAWDIARRAAFAFFGIFAGTEENPEFIQTVESKLDKNAKIIVACAAGGTMRPTQNLPEGQQSRSLIAAYLLVLNGYTNVFHLEGGLYSWFKEGLPVESAEEE; this comes from the exons ATGGCTTCTCTTACTTCTTCAATCAGCCTACACTCATCTTCACCACTAGGATTTGCTTCTAAACATGGCCACTGTTCTTGCAGCTGGCTCACAGTGAGATCAGTAAGATCAACAAGGAAAAGATTGTCATCGCAGACCGTCCCACGAGGTCTGAGAGTTCGTTGTGCAGCAACAAAACAAGCCAAATCACCAG CCGAGGAGGAATGGAAGATTAAGAGGGCACTTCTGCTGCAGAAAAAG GTAAGAAGTGTGGATGCAAAAGAAGCTCTGCGGCTTCAAAAGGAAAACAACTTTGTCATTCTTGACGTACGGCCTGTGAAAGAGTTTGAAGAG GCTCATCCGCCAAACGCCGTCAATGTGCAAATTTATAGGCTCATAAAGGAGTGGACAGCGTGGGACATTGCCAGGCGAGCTGCATTTGCATTTTTCGGCATTTTTGCAGGAACAGAAGAGAACCCTGAGTTCATCCAAa CTGTGGAATCCAAGTTGGATAAGAATGCAAAGATAATAGTGGCTTGTGCAGCTGGGGGTACAATGAGACCAACCCAAAATTTGCCAGAAGGACAACAGTCAAG ATCACTGATTGCGGCCTACTTGCTTGTCCTCAATGGTTATACCAATGTGTTCCACTTAGAAGGCGGACTTTACTCGTGGTTCAAAGAGGGACTGCCAGTAGAATCAGCAGAAGAAGAGTGA
- the LOC126802120 gene encoding vacuolar protein sorting-associated protein 26A: MNYIIGAFKPSCNISITFTDAKTRKQVPLKKEGGQAVSVPLFQSQENISGKISIEPIQGKKVEHNGVKVELLGQIEMYFDRGNFYDFTSLVRELDVPGDIYERKTYPFEFSTVEMPYETYNGVNVRLRYVLKVTVSRGYGGSIVEYQDFVVRNYTPPPSINNSIKMEVGIEDCLHIEFEYNKSKYHLKDVIIGKIYFLLVRIKIKNMDLEIRRRESTGSGPNTHVETETLAKFELMDGAPVRGESIPIRLFLSPYELTPTHRNINNKFSVKYYLNLVLVDEEDRRYFKQQEITIYRLQETS, encoded by the exons ATG AATTACATAATCGGAGCATTCAAACCATCTTGCAACATTTCAATCACATTTACTGATGCAAAGACTCGCAAGCAG GTTCCATTAAAAAAGGAAGGTGGCCAAGCAGTATCAGTCCCACTGTTTCAAAGTCAAGAAAACATTTCTGGAAAG ATTTCTATAGAACCAATTCAAGGGAAAAAGGTTGAACACAATGGAGTGAAAGTTGAGCTCCTCGGTCAAATAG AAATGTACTTTGACAGAGGCAACTTTTATGACTTTACTTCCCTTG TTCGTGAACTTGATGTTCCTGgagatatatatgaaaggAAGACATATCCTTTTGAGTTCTCTACAGTTGAAATGCCTTATGAGACTTACAATGGTGTCAATGTCAGGCTTAG GTATGTTCTGAAAGTCACAGTTAGTCGTGGTTATGGTGGTAGCATAGTGGAATACCAAGATTTTGTG GTTCGCAACTATACACCACCTCCATCCATTAACAATAGCATCAAG ATGGAAGTGGGAATTGAGGATTGTCTGCACATTGAGTTCGAATACAACAAGAGCAA GTACCACCTGAAAGATGTTATTATTGGCAAGATATATTTTCTCCTTGTAAGAATCAAGATAAAGAATATGGATCTGGAAATCAGGCGTCGAGAGTCAACAGGGTCGGGGCCCAATACCCATGTTGAGACAGAGACACTTGCTAAGTTTGAATTGATGGATGGTGCTCCAGTCAGAG GTGAATCTATTCCCATTAGACTGTTTCTTAGCCCTTATGAATTGACACCTACGCATCGCAACATCAACAATAAATTCAGCGTTAAGTATTATTTGAATCTTGTTTTGGTTGATGAGGAGGACCGGCGATATTTCAAACAGCAAGAGATCACTATATACAGGCTTCAAGAGACTTCATGA